CTAGTCTGTCTCTTCGCGCCAGTTGATCCCCGCTTTGCATCCCACTTTGCGCGCCGCTCTTTGTCCTTTTCCGGACTAACGATGAAGTAGTCAAATAGCCCATCGACAACCTCGAGAGTCCATTCTGCTTCTTCACGATCAACATCGATGATCTCTCCGGTAGCTTTGTCCTTCTTTGTATGAGCACCGAAGTTTCCTATTTCTCGCAAGTGATGCAGGTTGTCCTTCAGATTCGAAGGGAATTGTGTATCGGCAATAAAGTTGTCTATGCGGTCTTCAAGCTTGTATTCGGTCCGTCCTGCAAATGCTGCAAGCAGGTCAGCCAAGATGCGACGAGACAAGATTGCCGACATTCGCGGGCTATCGCCGAGAATTGATGCCGCTTCCAAATAGTCGCGCCGAAACGGATCTTGTACCAAGGGATCAAGTGCCCGCGGCGCAATTTTTCTGGGAACCGCAAAGTATAACTCTCGTTTTTTGGCGTCCCATGACTCTATACCAGTTTTTTGATTGCGCAGGACGTGCACCAGGATCTGATGACAATCAACATTTGGACACTGCATCCACTTCAACGTCACCGACACTACTTGGTTGCGATGAAAGTCATCCGGGTTCGTTTGGACGCCGATGTAATCTGCGGGCTTTTCGAGTGGTTTACCGAGGCCATCCGCAGCACGAAACAGGGGCTGCCAGAGTTCGGGAATGTCGTGGTTGCAGTAGGGGCACTTCATATTCTCGATTCTCCGGCCGAAAAAGGTGCACACGCCTAATTGAGAAATCCCAGCGCCGCCTTCTCGTA
This is a stretch of genomic DNA from Candidatus Binatus sp.. It encodes these proteins:
- a CDS encoding DUF4145 domain-containing protein, whose product is MKCPYCNHDIPELWQPLFRAADGLGKPLEKPADYIGVQTNPDDFHRNQVVSVTLKWMQCPNVDCHQILVHVLRNQKTGIESWDAKKRELYFAVPRKIAPRALDPLVQDPFRRDYLEAASILGDSPRMSAILSRRILADLLAAFAGRTEYKLEDRIDNFIADTQFPSNLKDNLHHLREIGNFGAHTKKDKATGEIIDVDREEAEWTLEVVDGLFDYFIVSPEKDKERRAKWDAKRGSTGAKRQTRKPT